From the genome of Reichenbachiella ulvae:
ATTGTAGTCACTCTTTTAAACGAAGAGGACAATATCTTCCCCTTAGTTAACAATGTACAAAAAGCCATGAACGGTATCGATTATGAATTGATATTGGTGGATGATGGCTCAACAGATAGCACGGTTTCCAGAATTAAATCTTTGGAAAATAGCAGAATAAAACTCTTAATCTTTTATAAAAACTACGGTCAAACTTCAGCGATGTCTGCCGGAATTGAAGCCGCCAGCGGAGACTATATAGTGACCATGGATGGCGATTTGCAAAACGACCCAAGCGATATTCCTTTGATGCTCGAAAAGCTTTTAAGAGAAGAATGGGATGTGGTTGCAGGAAGAAGATTAAACAGAAAAGATGGCATGTTTCTTAGAAAAATTCCAAGTAAAATTGCCAACAGCCTCATTAGAAAACTCACCGACATTAGGATAAACGATTATGGTTGTACGCTAAAGATTTTTAAGAAAGAGATTGCCAAAGATCTTGGTTTGTATGGAGAGTTACACCGATTTATTCCAGTATTAGCACACTTACAAGGGGCAAGAATTGC
Proteins encoded in this window:
- a CDS encoding glycosyltransferase family 2 protein; translated protein: MKISIVVTLLNEEDNIFPLVNNVQKAMNGIDYELILVDDGSTDSTVSRIKSLENSRIKLLIFYKNYGQTSAMSAGIEAASGDYIVTMDGDLQNDPSDIPLMLEKLLREEWDVVAGRRLNRKDGMFLRKIPSKIANSLIRKLTDIRINDYGCTLKIFKKEIAKDLGLYGELHRFIPVLAHLQGARIAEMNVKHHPRVHGSSKYGLGRTFKVMSDLMLMVFMKKYLQKPIHLFGPIGFLSFAVGSIINLYLLIAKMAGQDIWEGHY